In the genome of Actinobacillus genomosp. 1, the window AAAATGAGTTATCGCTCGTGGCACTATCTAATGTGGATAAAATTTGTGGGCAATTGCCCGCTTAGTATGATTTAACAAGGGTTTTTTCTTATGTTAGTTTGGCTTGCTGAGTATTTAGTTCAATACAATACAGCATTTAACGTTGTATCTTATATTACTTTCCGTGCAATTATGGCATTGCTTACCGCAATGGGTATCGGTTTATGGATTGGCCCTGAAGTGATTCGTCGCTTACAGCTTTTAAAATTCGGTCAAGAAGTGCGTAATGATGGTCCGGAAAGCCACTTCAAAAAACGTGGTACGCCGACCATGGGCGGTATTATGATTTTAATCGCTATCGGTGTGAGTACCTTACTTTGGGCGGATTTACGTAACAGCTATGTTTGGTTTGTGCTGTTCGTGTTATTCGGCTACGGTGCGGTCGGTTTTGTTGATGACTATTGGAAAATCAAACGTAAAAATACCGATGGTTTAATTGCACGTTGGAAATATTTCTGGCTGTCGGTGATTGCGCTGATTGCGGTATTCGGTATTTATGCGGTCGGTAAAGATACGACGGCAACTCAATTAGTGGTACCGTTCTTTAAAGACTTTATGCCGCAGCTTGGTATTTTCTTTATCATTCTGTCTTATTTTGTAATTGTCGGCACTTCAAACGCAGTAAACCTCACGGACGGTTTAGATGGTTTAGCGATTGTACCGACTATTATGGTGGCATCGGCTTTTGCACTCATTGCATGGGCGACCGGTAACTTTAATTTTGCGCAATATTTACATATTCCGTTTGTACCGAATGCCGGTGAATTAGTGATTCTATGTACGGCAATTGTTGGCGCAGGTTTAGGTTTCTTATGGTACAACACCTACCCGGCACAAGTATTTATGGGCGATGTTGGCTCACTTTCATTAGGCGGTGCATTAGGCACGATAGCGGTATTGGTTCGCCAAGAATTATTACTCGTGATTATGGGCGGTGTATTCGTGGTGGAAGCACTTTCGGTAATTTTACAAGTCGGCTCATACAAACTTCGCCAAAAACGTATTTTCCGTATGGCGCCGATTCATCATCACTTCGAATTAAAAGGTTGGCCGGAGCCTCGTGTTATCGTGCGATTCTGGATCATTACCTTGATGCTTGTATTAGTTGGCTTAGTCACATTAAAACTTCGTTAATCATAGGTGGGCTTGACCCACCTTTTTCGCTTGCAAGCGGTCTGATTTATCCAAATTTTTACCAATTATAAAGAGATTCAATTATGCAAAACCAATATAAAGATAAGGTCGTTACCATTATCGGCTTAGGCAAAACAGGTTTATCTTGTGTCGAATTTTTTGCGGATAAGCAAGCAAAAGTACAAGTAATTGATACCCGTGAAAAACCGGCAGGTGCCGACCAGCTTCCGGCAGATGTACCGTTGCATACCGGCGGTTTAAACAGCGAATGGCTATTAGCTTCCGATTTAATTGTGATTAGCCCGGGGCTTGCATTGGCTACACCGGAAATTCAACAAGCTATCAATGCCGGTGTGGAAGTGGTTGGCGATATCGAATTATTTGTGCGTGAAGCGAAAGCACCGATTATTGCGATTACCGGTGCAAACGGCAAAAGCACGGTCACGACATTAGTGACCGAAATGGCAAAACAGGCGGGGATTAAAGTCGGTATGGGCGGCAATATTGGGGTGCCGGTATTAAGTCTATTGAATGAAGAATATGAATTGTTTGTGTTGGAGCTGTCCAGCTTCCAATTAGAAACCACTTCT includes:
- the mraY gene encoding phospho-N-acetylmuramoyl-pentapeptide-transferase translates to MLVWLAEYLVQYNTAFNVVSYITFRAIMALLTAMGIGLWIGPEVIRRLQLLKFGQEVRNDGPESHFKKRGTPTMGGIMILIAIGVSTLLWADLRNSYVWFVLFVLFGYGAVGFVDDYWKIKRKNTDGLIARWKYFWLSVIALIAVFGIYAVGKDTTATQLVVPFFKDFMPQLGIFFIILSYFVIVGTSNAVNLTDGLDGLAIVPTIMVASAFALIAWATGNFNFAQYLHIPFVPNAGELVILCTAIVGAGLGFLWYNTYPAQVFMGDVGSLSLGGALGTIAVLVRQELLLVIMGGVFVVEALSVILQVGSYKLRQKRIFRMAPIHHHFELKGWPEPRVIVRFWIITLMLVLVGLVTLKLR